From the genome of Papaver somniferum cultivar HN1 chromosome 2, ASM357369v1, whole genome shotgun sequence, one region includes:
- the LOC113347634 gene encoding codeine O-demethylase-like isoform X3 encodes METPKPVKLGGSLFVPNVQELAKSLAEVPARYIRTDQDPVTDVSGTYMIDQTVPIIDLQKLVSPEPITGDLELERLHSACKEWGFFQVEGDLEGFGQAFVHSEEQKLDWADMFFMLTLPRQMRKPRLFPKLPLPLRETIESYSLELSKLGLTLLELMAKALQIDSRVMEDLFEGGRQTMRMNYYPPCPQPERVIGVTPHSDAGGLTILLQLNEVDGLQIRKEKIWVPVKALPNAFVVNIGDILEIISNGIYPSVEHRVTVNSTKERLSVATFQNPKMKSEIGPIFSMITPETPSLFRTVGYEDYLRNYYARTLDGKSYLDYMRIGGDKDNKAT; translated from the exons ATGGAGACACCAAAACCAGTGAAGCTAGGTGGTTCTTTGTTTGTACCTAATGTGCAGGAATTGGCGAAATCACTTGCGGAAGTCCCAGCTCGATACATACGCACTGATCAGGACCCGGTGACAGACGTCTCTGGTACGTACATGATAGATCAAACAGTACCTATTATCGATTTGCAGAAATTAGTGTCTCCAGAACCCATCACTGGAGATTTAGAATTGGAGAGGCTTCACTCTGCTTGCAAAGAATGGGGTTTCTTTCAG GTAGAAGGAGATCTGGAAGGATTTGGACAGGCCTTTGTTCATTCAGAAGAACAAAAGCTTGACTGGGCAGACATGTTTTTCATGCTCACTCTTCCCCGGCAAATGAGGAAACCTCGGCTATTTCCCAAACTCCCACTACCTCTCAG GGAGACAATTGAATCCTACTCATTGGAGTTGAGTAAACTAGGCTTGACTCTACTTGAGTTGATGGCAAAGGCTCTACAAATCGATTCTAGGGTCATGGAAGACTTGTTTGAAGGCGGGAGACAAACAATGAGGATGAATTATTATCCTCCTTGTCCACAACCAGAGCGTGTGATCGGCGTAACACCACATTCAGATGCTGGAGGTTTGACGATCCTCCTTCAACTCAACGAAGTGGATGGACTGCAGATTAGAAAAGAAAAGATATGGGTTCCCGTTAAGGCTCTACCCAATGCCTTCGTAGTGAATATTGGAGACATTCTGGAG ATAATTAGTAATGGGATTTACCCTAGTGTGGAGCATCGAGTAACAGTAAATTCAACAAAGGAGAGGCTCTCAGTTGCAACATTTCAGAACCCTAAAATGAAGTCGGAAATAGGTCCAATATTTAGCATGATCACACCAGAGACTCCTTCCTTGTTCAGAACAGTTGGGTATGAGGATTATTTGAGGAACTATTATGCACGTACACTTGATGGAAAATCATACCTTGACTACATGAGAATAGGAGGTGATAAAGACAATAAGGCTACATGA
- the LOC113347634 gene encoding codeine O-demethylase-like isoform X2, producing METPKPVKLGGSLFVPNVQELAKSLAEVPARYIRTDQDPVTDVSGTYMIDQTVPIIDLQKLVSPEPITGDLELERLHSACKEWGFFQVVNHGVDFLMVEGDLEGFGQAFVHSEEQKLDWADMFFMLTLPRQMRKPRLFPKLPLPLRETIESYSLELSKLGLTLLELMAKALQIDSRVMEDLFEGGRQTMRMNYYPPCPQPERVIGVTPHSDAGGLTILLQLNEVDGLQIRKEKIWVPVKALPNAFVVNIGDILEIISNGIYPSVEHRVTVNSTKERLSVATFQNPKMKSEIGPIFSMITPETPSLFRTVGYEDYLRNYYARTLDGKSYLDYMRIGGDKDNKAT from the exons ATGGAGACACCAAAACCAGTGAAGCTAGGTGGTTCTTTGTTTGTACCTAATGTGCAGGAATTGGCGAAATCACTTGCGGAAGTCCCAGCTCGATACATACGCACTGATCAGGACCCGGTGACAGACGTCTCTGGTACGTACATGATAGATCAAACAGTACCTATTATCGATTTGCAGAAATTAGTGTCTCCAGAACCCATCACTGGAGATTTAGAATTGGAGAGGCTTCACTCTGCTTGCAAAGAATGGGGTTTCTTTCAG GTGGTAAACCATGGAGTTGACTTTTTAATG GTAGAAGGAGATCTGGAAGGATTTGGACAGGCCTTTGTTCATTCAGAAGAACAAAAGCTTGACTGGGCAGACATGTTTTTCATGCTCACTCTTCCCCGGCAAATGAGGAAACCTCGGCTATTTCCCAAACTCCCACTACCTCTCAG GGAGACAATTGAATCCTACTCATTGGAGTTGAGTAAACTAGGCTTGACTCTACTTGAGTTGATGGCAAAGGCTCTACAAATCGATTCTAGGGTCATGGAAGACTTGTTTGAAGGCGGGAGACAAACAATGAGGATGAATTATTATCCTCCTTGTCCACAACCAGAGCGTGTGATCGGCGTAACACCACATTCAGATGCTGGAGGTTTGACGATCCTCCTTCAACTCAACGAAGTGGATGGACTGCAGATTAGAAAAGAAAAGATATGGGTTCCCGTTAAGGCTCTACCCAATGCCTTCGTAGTGAATATTGGAGACATTCTGGAG ATAATTAGTAATGGGATTTACCCTAGTGTGGAGCATCGAGTAACAGTAAATTCAACAAAGGAGAGGCTCTCAGTTGCAACATTTCAGAACCCTAAAATGAAGTCGGAAATAGGTCCAATATTTAGCATGATCACACCAGAGACTCCTTCCTTGTTCAGAACAGTTGGGTATGAGGATTATTTGAGGAACTATTATGCACGTACACTTGATGGAAAATCATACCTTGACTACATGAGAATAGGAGGTGATAAAGACAATAAGGCTACATGA
- the LOC113347634 gene encoding codeine O-demethylase-like isoform X1 — protein METPKPVKLGGSLFVPNVQELAKSLAEVPARYIRTDQDPVTDVSGTYMIDQTVPIIDLQKLVSPEPITGDLELERLHSACKEWGFFQVVNHGVDFLMVDKVKSEIQGFFNLPMDEKMKFWQVEGDLEGFGQAFVHSEEQKLDWADMFFMLTLPRQMRKPRLFPKLPLPLRETIESYSLELSKLGLTLLELMAKALQIDSRVMEDLFEGGRQTMRMNYYPPCPQPERVIGVTPHSDAGGLTILLQLNEVDGLQIRKEKIWVPVKALPNAFVVNIGDILEIISNGIYPSVEHRVTVNSTKERLSVATFQNPKMKSEIGPIFSMITPETPSLFRTVGYEDYLRNYYARTLDGKSYLDYMRIGGDKDNKAT, from the exons ATGGAGACACCAAAACCAGTGAAGCTAGGTGGTTCTTTGTTTGTACCTAATGTGCAGGAATTGGCGAAATCACTTGCGGAAGTCCCAGCTCGATACATACGCACTGATCAGGACCCGGTGACAGACGTCTCTGGTACGTACATGATAGATCAAACAGTACCTATTATCGATTTGCAGAAATTAGTGTCTCCAGAACCCATCACTGGAGATTTAGAATTGGAGAGGCTTCACTCTGCTTGCAAAGAATGGGGTTTCTTTCAG GTGGTAAACCATGGAGTTGACTTTTTAATGGTAGATAAAGTGAAATCGGAAATTCAAGGTTTCTTCAATCTCCCAATGGATGAGAAAATGAAATTTTGGCAGGTAGAAGGAGATCTGGAAGGATTTGGACAGGCCTTTGTTCATTCAGAAGAACAAAAGCTTGACTGGGCAGACATGTTTTTCATGCTCACTCTTCCCCGGCAAATGAGGAAACCTCGGCTATTTCCCAAACTCCCACTACCTCTCAG GGAGACAATTGAATCCTACTCATTGGAGTTGAGTAAACTAGGCTTGACTCTACTTGAGTTGATGGCAAAGGCTCTACAAATCGATTCTAGGGTCATGGAAGACTTGTTTGAAGGCGGGAGACAAACAATGAGGATGAATTATTATCCTCCTTGTCCACAACCAGAGCGTGTGATCGGCGTAACACCACATTCAGATGCTGGAGGTTTGACGATCCTCCTTCAACTCAACGAAGTGGATGGACTGCAGATTAGAAAAGAAAAGATATGGGTTCCCGTTAAGGCTCTACCCAATGCCTTCGTAGTGAATATTGGAGACATTCTGGAG ATAATTAGTAATGGGATTTACCCTAGTGTGGAGCATCGAGTAACAGTAAATTCAACAAAGGAGAGGCTCTCAGTTGCAACATTTCAGAACCCTAAAATGAAGTCGGAAATAGGTCCAATATTTAGCATGATCACACCAGAGACTCCTTCCTTGTTCAGAACAGTTGGGTATGAGGATTATTTGAGGAACTATTATGCACGTACACTTGATGGAAAATCATACCTTGACTACATGAGAATAGGAGGTGATAAAGACAATAAGGCTACATGA